One genomic window of Streptomyces sp. NBC_01276 includes the following:
- a CDS encoding streptophobe family protein, whose amino-acid sequence MRGIRWGDVLLSGAAAVGWSTAAMAGVAALGLRLVGAGAAGGSWAAMTAAVVVLAVGGSVTPTGDVTAFGAGLGVGAGGARAALDVMPLGVTLTGALVLGLVFLRSVRAGAGRGELAARAAVVGVLFTGTAGGLAWAGHDAVTLDGGRLPVPRVPVRVEVPGIGDIGGLLPDRVGDLVRTRARVGFSVDLGPTLLGAGSWAALVLAVALLASRRGPAAWARLRPAVSAVVTMLVVAVGAGLAAAGWAAARDAHPGRVVGAALLGAPNGSWTGVLLGLFVPLRGRASGGFGRLLPDPLDRLMGVSRWEPVTVGRLAQYDGRVWLLVLGAGLLMLYAGVLAAVRSPVRGILPCAVRLGAVSGVTLAGLVWLTGLSADASLAVLGVDLVDTGVELRGQAGYALVLGAAWGAAAGAAGAVLAGRRGPAGTPAPGPDPDAPAGWPAPQPPAGGPGGPGPYRDPGVSWDVTVTGLPPRPARPAHPPRRPPFTPPPPPGTPPPPKPPHPPHPPDRPR is encoded by the coding sequence ATGCGCGGCATTCGCTGGGGGGACGTACTGCTGTCCGGGGCCGCCGCCGTGGGGTGGTCGACGGCCGCGATGGCGGGGGTGGCCGCACTGGGGCTGCGCCTCGTGGGCGCCGGTGCGGCGGGAGGGTCGTGGGCGGCGATGACCGCGGCCGTGGTGGTGCTGGCGGTGGGCGGCTCGGTGACGCCGACCGGGGACGTGACGGCGTTCGGGGCGGGACTCGGCGTGGGGGCGGGCGGCGCCCGGGCCGCCCTGGACGTGATGCCGTTGGGGGTGACCCTGACGGGCGCCCTGGTGCTGGGGCTGGTGTTCCTGCGCTCGGTGCGCGCCGGTGCGGGCCGGGGTGAACTCGCCGCGCGGGCCGCGGTGGTGGGCGTGCTGTTCACCGGTACCGCGGGCGGGCTGGCGTGGGCCGGCCACGACGCGGTCACCCTCGACGGCGGACGGCTGCCCGTGCCCCGCGTGCCGGTGAGGGTGGAGGTGCCGGGGATCGGGGACATCGGGGGCCTGCTGCCGGACCGGGTCGGGGACCTGGTCCGGACCCGGGCCCGGGTGGGCTTCTCGGTGGACCTCGGGCCGACACTGCTGGGCGCGGGGTCGTGGGCGGCACTGGTACTGGCCGTCGCGCTGCTGGCCTCGCGGCGCGGTCCGGCGGCGTGGGCACGGCTGCGGCCCGCGGTGTCGGCGGTGGTGACGATGCTGGTGGTGGCGGTGGGGGCCGGCCTGGCGGCGGCGGGGTGGGCGGCCGCGCGGGACGCCCACCCGGGGCGGGTGGTGGGGGCGGCACTGCTGGGGGCGCCCAACGGGAGCTGGACGGGGGTGCTGCTGGGGCTGTTCGTACCGCTGCGGGGGCGGGCGTCGGGCGGGTTCGGGCGGCTGCTGCCGGATCCGCTCGACCGGCTGATGGGGGTGTCGCGGTGGGAGCCGGTGACGGTGGGCCGGCTGGCGCAGTACGACGGGCGGGTCTGGCTGCTGGTGCTGGGGGCGGGGCTGCTGATGCTGTACGCGGGGGTGCTGGCGGCCGTACGGAGCCCGGTGCGCGGGATCCTGCCGTGCGCGGTACGGCTGGGTGCGGTGAGCGGGGTGACGCTGGCGGGGTTGGTGTGGCTGACGGGGTTGTCGGCGGACGCGTCGCTCGCGGTGCTCGGGGTGGACCTGGTGGACACCGGGGTCGAGCTGCGGGGGCAGGCGGGGTACGCCCTGGTGCTGGGGGCGGCGTGGGGCGCGGCGGCCGGCGCGGCGGGAGCGGTACTGGCCGGACGGCGCGGCCCGGCCGGGACCCCGGCTCCCGGCCCGGACCCCGACGCGCCGGCGGGGTGGCCCGCGCCGCAGCCGCCGGCCGGCGGGCCCGGCGGGCCCGGACCGTACCGGGACCCCGGGGTCTCGTGGGACGTGACCGTGACCGGACTCCCGCCCCGCCCCGCGCGCCCGGCCCACCCGCCCCGGCGGCCCCCCTTCACCCCTCCTCCCCCACCGGGAACCCCACCTCCGCCGAAGCCGCCCCACCCGCCCCACCCGCCGGACCGGCCGCGCTGA